A stretch of the Fusarium musae strain F31 chromosome 2, whole genome shotgun sequence genome encodes the following:
- a CDS encoding hypothetical protein (EggNog:ENOG41) produces the protein MADNVMAAYWALPPVSRNLVTAAVLTSLGCIVGLLPIMRLFHHPSYLWMFPPQIWRLVTCFLIETQPINLLMNSFFLYRYSAQLEMGNPRFTRKVDLVFYILFVCTVILMIDYLAGLTSFLYMNGLILAMVYTITQDQRGQKTQYFVLTIPAQALPICMIIVGTLTVGPNKALVQIEGLLAAHLFDFLTRIWPEFGNGPRLLRTPAWLERLVQTPRITARGFGTAIRPGNSPSSGRSTGVSAGPLPDSWRSRGPGQRLG, from the exons atggctgacaATGTGATGGCCGCCTACTGGGCCCTGCCACCCGTTTCTAG AAATCTGGTTACTGCTGCAGTGTTGACCTCCCTTGGTTGCATCGTCGGGCTACTGCCAATCATGCGTCTATTTCATCACCCATCGTACCTTTGGATGTTTCCACCTCAAATCTGGCGACTCGTAACATGTTTCTTGATTGAAACGCAGCCGATCAACTTGCTCATGAACTCGTTCTTCCTGTATCGCTACAGCGCTCAGTTGGAGATGGGGAACCCACGTTTCACACGCAAGGTCGATCTCGTGTTCTACATATTATTTGTCTGCACCGTAATTCTG ATGATCGACTACCTGGCCGGACTGACGAGCTTCTTGTACATGAACGGCCTCATTCTTGCCATGGTTTACACCATTACCCAAGACCAGCGCGGCCAGAAAACACAGTACTTCGTTCTTACTATCCCTGCCCAAGCGCTGCCCATCTGCATGATCATTGTCGGCACGCTCACGGTAGGACCAAATAAGGCATTGGTCCAAATTGAGGGTCTACTCGCCGCCCATCTGTTTGATTTCCTCACCAGAATCTGGCCTGAGTTCGGGAACGGGCCTCGACTTTTGAGAACCCCTGCCTGGCTTGAGCGTCTTGTGCAGACACCAAGAATTACTGCCAGAGGTTTCGGTACCGCCATCCGACCTGGGAATTCACCATCTTCTGGACGCAGCACTGGTGTCAGCGCAGGTCCTTTGCCAGATTCATGGCGGTCTCGTGGCCCTGGCCAGCGACTGGGCTGA
- the RFC4 gene encoding replication factor C subunit 4, whose protein sequence is MSSQKPEERGESSNSASKAALKASSNGTTNYELPWVEKYRPVFLDDVVGNTETIERLKIIAREGNMPHVIISGMPGIGKTTSVLCLARQLLGESYKEAVLELNASDERGIDVVRNRIKGFAQKKVTLPAGRHKLVILDEADSMTSGAQQALRRTMEIYSNTTRFAFACNQSNKIIEPLQSRCAILRYAKLTDAQVVKRLMQIIEAEKVEYSDDGLAALVFSAEGDMRQAINNLQSTFAGFGFVSGDNVFKVVDSPHPIKVQAMLKACYEGNVDSALETLRELWDLGYSSHDIISTMFKVTKTIPTLSEHAKLEFIKEIGFTHMKVLEGVQTLLQLSGCVVRLCKINMDPKRFRV, encoded by the exons ATGTCTTCCCAAAAACCCGAGGAACGTGGCGAGTCGTCGAACTCTGCCTCAAAGGCGGCCCTCAAAGCTTCTTCGAATGGAACCACAAATTATGAACTTCCCTG GGTGGAAAAGTATCGACCAGTGTTCCTCGACGATGTTGTCGGAAACACGGAAACGATCGAAAGACTCAAGATCATTGCTAGAGAGGGCAACATGCCCCATGTAATCATCTCCGGTATGCCTGGTATTGGAAAGACCACCAGTGTGCTATGTCTGGCCAGGCAACTCTTAGGTGAATCGTACAAGGAAGCGGTCTTGGAGCTCAATGCCAGTGACGAGCGAG GCATTGATGTTGTCCGAAACAGAATCAAGGGCTTCGCCCAAAAGAAGGTCACTTTGCCTGCGGGGCGTCATAAACTTGTTATTCTCGATGAAGCCGACAGTATGACTTCGGGTGCTCAGCAAGCCCTTCGACGAACTATGGAGATTTACTCTAACACTACACGATTTGCTTTCGCCTGCAACCAGTccaacaagatcatcgaACCCCTCCAATCACGATGCGCCATCCTACGATACGCCAAGTTAACGGACGCTCAAGTCGTAAAGCGACTCATGCAAATTATTGAGGCGGAAAAGGTCGAATACAGTGACGATGGACTTGCAGCCTTGGTTTTCAGCGCCGAGGGAGATATGCGACAAGCTATCAACAACCTCCAATCCACCTTTGCCGGTTTTGGCTTCGTCTCAGGAGACAATGTCTTCAAGGTTGTTGACTCGCCTCATCCAATCAAGGTGCAGGCGATGCTGAAGGCTTGCTATGAAGGCAATGTTGATTCCGCACTGGAAACACTCCGAGAACTTTGGGATCTAGGTTATTCAAGCCACGACATCATTAGCACTATGTTCAAGGTTACGAAAACAATTCCTACGTTGAGCGAACATGCAAAGCTGGAGTTTATCAAAGAGATTGGCTTTACACATATGAAGGTGCTTGAAGGTGTGCAGACACTACTCCAGCTCAGCGGATGCGTCGTCCGGCTATGCAAAATCAACATGGATCCTAAGCGATTTCGGGTATAG
- a CDS encoding hypothetical protein (BUSCO:EOG09264SET) yields the protein MGVQKKTRKFAEVKRVIGRRDARLKENKLKAELAQKEKEKKTINGELIREAPQMPSNMFFQHNTALVPPYNVLVDTNFLSHSVQRKLSLLDSMMDCLYAKCNPIITSCVMSELEKLGPKYRLALRVARDERWTRLECDHKGTYADDCLVDRVQKSRIYIVGTNDKALKQRLRKIPGVPIMSVARAKYVIERLPGAPDS from the exons ATGGGTGTTCAGAAAAAGACTCGCAAATTCGCAGAG GTGAAACGAGTTATCGGTCGTCGCGATGCCAGACTAAAGGAAAACAAactcaaggctgagctcgctcagaaggagaaggaaaagaagaccaTCAATGGCGAGCTCATCCGAGAAGCGCCTCAGATGCCCAGCAACATGTTCTTTCAACACAACACAGCTCTCGTTCCTCCCTACAACGTCCTTGTGGATACCAACTTTCTCAGTCACTCGGTTCAGCGAAAGCTCTCTCTTCTCGACTCCATGATGGATTGCCTCTATGCGAAGTGTAACCCTATCATCACATCCTGTGTG ATGAGcgaacttgagaagctcggaCCCAAGTATCGACTGGCCCTAAGGGTTGCAAGAGACGAACGATGGACACGGCTCGAATGCGACCACAAGGGCACCTATGCAGACGATTGTCTAGTAGACAGGGTGCAGAAATCCAGAATCTATATCGTGGGGACAAATGATAAGGCACTCAAGCAACGGCTACGAAAGATTCCTGGTGTGCCAATCATGAGTGTGGCAAGGGCCAAGTACGTGATAGAGAGGTTGCCCGGTGCGCCTGACTCCTAG